GATGTGCCATCAGCACATCATTTGTTCTTATAGCCGTTCCTCCAGGAGATAGAAAATCTGCGCTCTGCCAGCAGCCTCATGATATCTGCATACCGACATTAATTATTCCCTTCATGAATCTCTGTTTTTGTAATATTGGATCCACTGCCAGTGTGTGCACAGGTGAAGCTGGTCCACTAAACCCATCTCAGCACCAAAAAGACACTTGTGGAATTACATCCAGGAGCGCTTTGAATTTAAAAGACCATCAGTCTCTGCTACACatcctcattttaaaaaatctaataatgAAATGAGCTTTTTCATCAAGTGAGGGTCAATTTCTTTTTATGCTGCGTTTTTTATGGGAGCTACATTTCCAATTGAGTGATAAACCAACCGCTTAATATCTCAAAGGAAACTTTTCACGACTGGAAATTTGTTTCtcattcctttttctttcccttccaGGCAACACCTGAAGACTGACAGCGGCTGAGGATGAAGGGAAGCTGTAAGAAATGCAAATATTATTCATGAAGTAATTACAGCAGGTGCGACACGACAAATTAGCTCAGTTAGTCCTTTGAAGTGAGTCCAGGAAAAGCATCATGGAGCCGCAGCACAACACCAACCACAACCAAGCCTTGTGGAAGGAGATACCGTGGGATTTCACGGAGGACTGCTCGCTCTCGGTCAGCGGCACCACCTTCCTCATCATTGCTTACAGTACAGTTATGGCTGTCGGGCTCATTGGGAACTCCTGCCTCGTGTTTGTCATCACACGGCACAAAGAGATGCGCAACGTCACCAACATCTTCATCGCCAACCTGTCCTGCTCTGACATCCTCATGTGCATCATGTGCCTGCCGGTCACTATTATCTACACCCTGATGGACCGCTGGATCCTCGGAGAAGCCCTCTGCAAGCTCACGCCCTTCATCCAGTGTATATCAGTCACCGTTTCCATCTTCTCCCTCGTCCTCATCGCCATGGAGCGCTACCAGCTCATCGTCCACCCGACCGGATGGAAGCCGATGGTGGGCCAGTCCTACTTGGCTGTGGCCATCATCTGGATCGTGGCCTGCCTGATCTCGGTGCCTTTCCTCTCGTACAGCGTCCTTACTTTGCCCTTCCAGAACATGAGCATCCCCCTCCCAGTCAGCGACCACCTGGTCTGCATGGAGCGCTGGCCGTCGGTTCAAGAGCGGCGAGCTTACACCACCTCCCTGCTCGTCTTCCAGTACTTCCTTCCTCTGGCCCTCATCATGGTCTGCTACCTGCACGTCTACCTGCGcctcaggaggaggaaggacatgGTGGAGCGCGGCAGGAACGCCactcagaagaaaaacaagggCTCCACGAGGATCAACGCCATGT
The DNA window shown above is from Chelmon rostratus isolate fCheRos1 chromosome 5, fCheRos1.pri, whole genome shotgun sequence and carries:
- the npy8br gene encoding neuropeptide Y receptor Y8b codes for the protein MEPQHNTNHNQALWKEIPWDFTEDCSLSVSGTTFLIIAYSTVMAVGLIGNSCLVFVITRHKEMRNVTNIFIANLSCSDILMCIMCLPVTIIYTLMDRWILGEALCKLTPFIQCISVTVSIFSLVLIAMERYQLIVHPTGWKPMVGQSYLAVAIIWIVACLISVPFLSYSVLTLPFQNMSIPLPVSDHLVCMERWPSVQERRAYTTSLLVFQYFLPLALIMVCYLHVYLRLRRRKDMVERGRNATQKKNKGSTRINAMLISIVVAFALSWLPLNVFNTVFDWNHEAIPSCGHDIIFSFCHLTAMASTCVNPVIYGFLNSNFQKQLKSTLLRCRCWGVAERYESVPLSTVSTEVTKGSILSNGSISINT